In Zea mays cultivar B73 chromosome 7, Zm-B73-REFERENCE-NAM-5.0, whole genome shotgun sequence, the following proteins share a genomic window:
- the LOC100279623 gene encoding uncharacterized protein LOC100279623 produces the protein MGLLSNRVERSEIRPGDHIYTWRAVYAYSHHGIYVGGSKVVHFTRKKETETSDSSDSTSSLISEISSECQTFPDCGFQLSNSGVVLTCLDCFLRNGSLYCFEYGVPSAVFLAKIRGGTCTIAESDPPEVVVHRAMYLLQNGFGNYDMFEKNCEDFALYCKTGLLPVEEPGIGTSGQASSAIGVPLAALLSTPFKLLAAGPLGMATVTAGMYCAGRYITDIGVRKDVAKVEVEKLSSHPGFHLVEDEESVNKRSEKPKTLLPMKRKRER, from the exons ATGGGTCTTCTGTCGAACCGGGTGGAGCGGTCGGAGATCAGGCCCGGCGACCACATCTACACCTGGCGGGCCGTCTACGCCTACTCCCACCACG GTATTTATGTCGGGGGAAGCAAAGTGGTCCATTTTACACGTAAGAAAGAAACTGAAACTTCAGATTCATCAGACTCCACCTCCAGCCTGATCTCAGAGATTTCATCAGAGTGCCAAACATTCCCTGATTGTGGATTTCAGCTGTCTAATAGTGGTGTTGTCCTCACTTGCTTGGACTGTTTCCTCCGCAACGGCTCCCTCTATTGCTTCGAGTATGGAGTGCCATCTGCAGTTTTCCTTGCAAAGATTCGTGGGGGGACCTGCACCATTGCCGAATCAGACCCACCAGAAGTTGTTGTCCATCGAGCGATGTACCTGCTTCAAAATGGTTTTGGAAACTACGACATGTTTGAGAAGAACTGCGAAGACTTCGCACTCTACTGCAAGACTGGGCTTCTACCTGTTGAGGAGCCTGGCATTGGGACTAGTGGGCAAGCTTCTTCTGCTATTGGTGTGCCGTTGGCAGCTCTTCTGTCCACTCCGTTCAAGCTTCTGGCTGCTGGTCCGCTTGGAATGGCCACTGTCACTGCTGGGATGTACTGTGCTGGCAGATACATTACTGACATAGGAGTAAGGAAGGACGTAGCAAAAGTTGAAGTGGAGAAATTATCATCGCACCCCGGTTTCCACCTTGTTGAAGATGAAGAATCAGTCAACAAGCGATCAGAAAAACCAAAGACCTTGCTCCCTATGAAGAGGAAACGAGAAAGGTGA
- the LOC100193772 gene encoding uncharacterized protein LOC100193772, with product MAIGGSEAGGGGAGSMRSVLVTGGAGFIGTHTVLRLLEQGYIVTVVDNFHNSVPEALDRVRLIAGPALSTRLDFIRGDLRNTDDLEKVFAARRYDAVIHFAGLKAVGESVAHPEMYYENNLIGTINLYKSMKEHGCKKLVFSSSATVYGWPEVIPCVEDSKLQAANPYGRTKLILEDMARDYHRADTEWSIVLLRYFNPIGAHSSGEIGEDPKGIPNNLLPYIQQVAVGRLPELNVYGHDYPTRDGTAIRDYIHVVDLADGHIAALKKLFDSPDIGCVAYNLGTGRGTSVLEMVAAFKKASGKEIPTKLCPRRPGDATEVYASTEKAERELAWRAQYGIEEMCRDQWNWAKKNPYGYCGGAKK from the exons ATGGCGATCGGCGGGTCGGAGGCCGGCGGGGGAGGCGCGGGGAGCATGAGGAGCGTGCTGGTGACGGGCGGCGCGGGGTTCATCGGCACGCACACGGTGCTGCGCCTGCTGGAGCAGGGCTACATCGTCACCGTCGTCGACAACTTCCACAACTCCGTCCCCGAGGCGCTCGACCGCGTCCGCCTCATCGCCGGCCCCGCGCTCTCCACCCGCCTCGACTTCATCCGC GGGGACCTGAGGAACACCGATGACTTGGAGAAGGTGTTCGCTGCCAGGAG GTACGACGCCGTCATCCACTTCGCTGGGCTGAAGGCCGTGGGGGAGAGCGTCGCGCACCCGGAGATGTACTACGAGAACAACCTCATCGGCACCATCAACCTCTACAAGAGCATGAAGGAGCACGGCTGCAAGAAG CTGGTTTTCTCGTCATCCGCCACCGTGTACGGCTGGCCGGAGGTGATCCCATGCGTCGAGGACTCCAAGCTGCAGGCCGCCAACCCATACGGCAGGACCAAG CTTATCCTTGAGGATATGGCGCGTGACTACCACCGCGCGGACACGGAGTGGAGCATCGTCCTGCTGCGCTACTTCAACCCCATCGGTGCGCACAGCTCCGGCGAGATCGGAGAGGACCCCAAGGGGATACCGAACAACCTGCTGCCCTACATCCAGCAGGTCGCCGTCGGCAGGCTCCCCGAGCTCAACGTCTACGGCCACGATTACCCCACCCGGGACGGCACCGCG ATCAGGGACTACATACACGTCGTCGACCTCGCCGATGGGCACATCGCAGCGCTCAAGAAGCTCTTCGACTCTCCTGATATAG GTTGTGTGGCCTACAATCTGGGTACAGGGCGCGGCACATCCGTtctggagatggtggcggcgttcAAGAAGGCCTCCGGCAAG GAGATTCCCACCAAGTTGTGCCCCAGGAGACCGGGTGACGCGACGGAGGTTTACGCGTCCACTGAGAAGGCTGAAAGAGAGCTTGCATGGAG GGCCCAATATGGAATCGAGGAGATGTGCAGGGACCAATGGAACTGGGCCAAGAAGAACCCGTATGGCTACTGCGGCGGTGCAAAAAAATAG